Within the Thermoplasmatales archaeon genome, the region GAGACTATAGTTGATAAACTGCGTAATGAATGGTCTCCACAAACTTTATCCAAAAAGAATGAACCGAGAAATTTTCTTAGACCTATAAATACTGAAGGTGTTATTAAATTAATTAAGAATGATCTCAAAAAAAGATTGGACAGTTACTTAGTTAATTCAAGCTTATTTTTTGATCCAGAGGGCCTTCACTCAGCATATACATATGGTTTTATTGAAGGATTGGTTGAGGTGATTGAAGAAGGTAAAGAAAGCAAACTAAAAGATTATTCAGGATATTTAATTGATTTTTTACTTAAAATTAAAAAATATGGGGAACATCGTTCATTTAAAGATCAAAAGCATGATTATTGGAATTTTACATGGAGGGAAGTTCATTTACGTTTATGCGATCTATTAAGTAAAATATTAAAAAAATGCCCCGAGATAATTGACCTTGATAAGAATCACGTTCATGTTTTGGATTTAATAAATTATCTTTTAAATTATCCAGATCCTAATCCACAAGATGAAAATGAAAAAAATGTAAGGCACCAAGGCATTTATCGTGCAAACTCTTCTTTCTTTATAGCTATAAATTCTGTTAGAGGAAGAGCGTTTGAATGCATGGTTAATTACGTATCACTCAAGGGTAAAATTCCAGATGAAATAAAAGAAATGTACAAATCCCTTTTAAAGCAAGAAAACACCCGTTCAATAATGTTTTTGTTCGGTTATTACTTCCCTTTTTTCTATTTCAAAGATATTAAATGGATAAAAAAACAAATTGGTAAGATCTTTAGGAAAGAAGATTTCAATTTATTTATTTCAGCTTGGGAGGGCTATCTCAAAGGAGTAATGGATTTAGGTTTACATAAAGATATGTTCTTTGATTCTGTTTTACAGAAATTATATGAGCACTGTGTTGATTTGACTGATTTACCATCGGATCGGGAATATGATCTTGATCCACGTGAAGGCCTTGCTCAACATTTAGCTCTTGCTTACGTATTTTTTGACTCCTTTGATTTTGGACACAAACTCTTTGATAAATTTTTGAATAAAAGTGACCATGAGCAGATTAGTTATTTTGTGAAAAAAATCGGGCTTATTTTGAACTATAATCCCCCTATTAAATCAAAGGAAAAGCTAAAGAGACTGTGGGACTGGATGCTCGAACATTATGAGGATAAAACAATTTTTGAAGGATTTGATTTTTGGATCCATCCAGAATTCTTTGAAGCATGTTGGCTGGCCAGGAGACTAAAGAAAATTTTGAGAAAAACAAACGGGCACATGGAAATATTTAGACTTGAGGAATCAATTGTTGAACTTGCAAAAAAATGTCCTGAAGGAACTCTTGATGTAATACATTTGTTCCTAGAAGGAATCATCAAAAGAAGGAATGAAGGTTACTTTTTAATTATAAAAAAGGATGACAGTTGGTATGAAGCCATGAAGGTCATATATAATTCAAATGAAGAAAACAAAGAAAAATGTGAAAAAGTCATAAGTGACCTCATTGAAAAGGGGTCTCGAGATTTCTGGGCTTTAAAGCAAATAGTAGATTAATTGTGAGCGTCAGTACAAATGTATTTGCTTTCATTTTATGGGAATATTTGGTTTGTTCCTTGATACTTTATAACTTGTTCAACTGAAGCATGGAGTAAGGTTTAACTTATTACAATTCGAAATTTGGTGTCAATATCTTGGGGAGGAATTAGCTCTTGTTACAAGAGTAATACTTGTTTTCAAATCGAAACATATATTAAAAATGAAAAAATTAAAAATATGAGGACATAATTTCGATTTGTAATCCTTCGCGGAGGTGACAAAAAAATGTTTGAAAAAAGGCCTAAACTTTTCAAAAACAGGGACGTGCTCAGCCCACTTTTTGTCCCCGACACATTACAAGATAGAAAAGATGAAGTCGAAGTTATAAGCCAATATCTTGGTTATATCCTCGATGGGGCCACACCACCAGATCTTTTGATAGTAGGACCTACAGGTTCTGGTAAAACCGTTACAACGAGGTATGTTTTGAATGAACTTGAAAAACACACAGATTCTTTGATAAAATATGTTACAGCTGAGGGAACAGCATATCAAGTTGCTACTGCTATAGCAGACACTGCAAAACGCGGTTTTGGGTTCATGGATGTAATAGATAAAATACGCGAAAAAGTCGAAGATAGAAAGGCGATATTTGTACTTGATGAAGTTGATAAGGTGTTGGCAAAAGATGGTGACAGGTTACTCTATCATCTTTCCAGGGAACCCAACATTTGCATTGTGGCCCTTTCCAACAAGCTTACGGTTATGGACATGATTGACGATCCTAGGGTTTTATCATCCTTTAAACCAAGGAAGATCAATTTTCCGCCGTATAATGCACCACAGTTAGTGGAAATTTTAGAATACAGAGCAGAAAAGGCATTCAATCCTGGAGTGCTCGAAGAAGGGGTCATACAATTATGCGCGGCCTTGGCAGCTCAACGAAATGGTGACGCAAGATATGCCTTAGATCTTCTTAGTTTTGCTGCGGATATAGCGATAAGGAATAAACAGGACAAAGTCACGGAAAATGATGTTAGATATGCGCAGGATGAAGTTGAGGTTGAATTTATAAGAAGGAGCATAGCTGAGCTCAGAGAAAACCAAAAATTACTGTTATATGCTGTTCTAACATCCAATGAAAAAACTCCAACAAAAATATACAAAATCTACAACAACCTCGCAAGACAATATGGAAGCAACAACCTCACACAAAGAAGACTCTCCCAATTATTACGGGAACTGGAACTTTACGGCCTGGTAGAAATTGAAATCATCGGCCGCGGCCGCGGAAAAGGCGTAAGATGGCTTGTAACACCATCGTCGACAATTGATGACGATGTGATGTTGGAGGCTATTCGCAGGTCTTTGTAGTCTTCTCCCCCCTTTTCTTCTCTCCCCTCTCCCCGGGCCCCTCTCCCCTCTCTTCTTTTCCCCCATATTTTTTTCATCTCTCCCTTTTTTTGGGAGCCATGCACGAAAACGAAAAAATTTTCCCTTTATATATGGGTAAGAACAGATGATTTTTTAGGGGGTGGGGGGCTATTTTTTTGCGTCACCTCCGCGAATCGATGCAAAAAGCCCCTTCCCCCACATATTTTTTTCCAAGGGTAGAGAATTTTTTTCTCTTAAAAGTGTCTTATGTAACAAAGTATATATATGACATGTTACATAAGATATTATGGGAACCATGGGCGACTTGCCCTGCGCGGAGGTGACATAAAAATGGAAGAAATGGAAAATAGGAAGAATCTTGTACGGGCACTTCTTGAAGTGCAAAAAGAAATAAGAAACCCTAAAAACACGGAAATAAACCCATACTACAGGAGCAAATACGCTCCACTACCAGACATTCTGAATCTTGTAAGGCCACTCTTGGCA harbors:
- a CDS encoding AAA family ATPase, translating into MFEKRPKLFKNRDVLSPLFVPDTLQDRKDEVEVISQYLGYILDGATPPDLLIVGPTGSGKTVTTRYVLNELEKHTDSLIKYVTAEGTAYQVATAIADTAKRGFGFMDVIDKIREKVEDRKAIFVLDEVDKVLAKDGDRLLYHLSREPNICIVALSNKLTVMDMIDDPRVLSSFKPRKINFPPYNAPQLVEILEYRAEKAFNPGVLEEGVIQLCAALAAQRNGDARYALDLLSFAADIAIRNKQDKVTENDVRYAQDEVEVEFIRRSIAELRENQKLLLYAVLTSNEKTPTKIYKIYNNLARQYGSNNLTQRRLSQLLRELELYGLVEIEIIGRGRGKGVRWLVTPSSTIDDDVMLEAIRRSL